In Salmo trutta chromosome 37, fSalTru1.1, whole genome shotgun sequence, the following proteins share a genomic window:
- the LOC115177062 gene encoding myelin-associated glycoprotein isoform X4, translating to MWCWELLLPLLLIIKDVSGQWNVWIPRDISAMTNSCVVIPCTFMYPSGVRPYRGIHGIWYFGQPYPQLFPPVVFKTRTEIVHESYQGRTKLIGDLHQRNCTLLISNIGTEHSGRYYFRADLGGANIYTYPDFSELKVLDQPNIDIPEEIVADENLELTCYAPDNCPENSPEIQWMYTDYLPEPEYTSDYVEESNTAVLSSTLTFTPRPMHNGQLLGCRVYYPNTTLVYERLISLDVKYAPRSVWVNVSAEVMEGSSVTLHCEVDSNPPPRISWLFGDQELLWDTASNASLSLEDLNPSQEGIYTCVGDNGYGVMNTSMYLAVLYPPSEPVVNGSLTILEGSSISLQCSTQGNPAPTLTWLKDGELVGTITAEEVSVLELLELTPQGDGQYRCLAENEHGRASSSLNITVEYAPVLLDESKCTVVREGVQCVCMATGNPEPTIEFYLPDKNITINDTDGRYNYYTHTDGHTSTGMIKLREKGEHLGNGAVNVHCSISNIYGSESFHLELQQEKKYMMAVIVGTIGGVAVIAFIIAAVRYVGHNNKNLRQSFWAQSLTPF from the exons ATGTGGTGTTGGGAGCTGCTTCTGCCGCTGTTGCTAATCATCAAAG aTGTCAGTGGCCAGTGGAACGTATGGATACCCAGGGACATCTCGGCCATGACCAACTCCTGCGTGGTCATCCCCTGCACATTCATGTACCCGTCCGGTGTCCGGCCGTACCGCGGCATCCACGGCATCTGGTACTTTGGCCAGCCCTACCCCCAGCTCTTCCCACCTGTGGTGTTCAAAACGCGCACAGAAATCGTACATGAAAGTTACCAAGGGCGTACCAAGCTCATCGGGGACCTGCACCAGAGGAACTGCACTCTTCTCATCAGTAATATCGGTACAGAGCACTCGGGGAGGTACTACTTCCGTGCCGACCTGGGCGGTGCCAACATCTACACCTACCCAGACTTCTCTGAGCTCAAGGTGCTGG ACCAGCCGAACATTGACATCCCTGAGGAGATAGTCGCTGACGAGAATCTGGAGCTGACATGCTATGCTCCAGACAACTGTCCAGAGAATAGCCCAGAGATCCAATGGATGTACACAGACTACCTGCCTGAACCCGAGTATACCTCAGACTACGTGGAAGAGAGCAACACAGCCGTGCTGTCCAGCACGCTCACCTTCACCCCCAGGCCCATGCACAACGGTCAGCTGCTGGGCTGCAGGGTCTACTACCCCAACACCACCCTGGTCTACGAGAGACTCATCTCTCTGGACGTCAAGT ATGCCCCTCGCTCGGTGTGGGTGAACGTGTCCGCGGAGGTGATGGAGGGCAGCTCGGTAACGCTGCACTGCGAGGTGGACAGTAACCCTCCTCCCAGGATCTCCTGGCTGTTTGGGGACCAGGAGCTGCTGTGGGACACAGCCTCCAACGCCTCGCTCTCCCTGGAGGACTTAAACCCCTCTCAGGAGGGCATCTACACCTGCGTGGGGGATAATGGCTACGGCGTCATGAACACATCCATGTACCTGGCCGTCTTGT ACCCTCCCAGTGAGCCAGTGGTAAATGGCTCCCTGACCATTTTGGAAGGTTCCTCCATCTCCCTGCAATGTAGCACACAAGGCAATCCCGCGCCCACCCTCACCTGGCTGAAGGACGGAGAGCTGGTGGGCACCATCACGGCCGAGGAGGTGTCTGTGCTGGAGCTTCTGGAGCTCACCCCTCAGGGAGACGGACAGTACCGCTGCCTGGCAGAGAACGAACACGGACGAGCCAGCAGCTCCCTCAACATCACTGTGGAAT ACGCCCCTGTCCTTCTGGACGAGTCCAAGTGCACAGTGGTGAGGGAGGGAGTCCAGTGTGTTTGCATGGCTACTGGTAATCCTGAGCCCACCATCGAGTTCTACCTCCCCGACAAGAACATCACCATCAACGACACGGACGGCCGCTACAACTACTACACGCACACGGACGGCCACACGTCCACGGGCATGATCAAGCTACGGGAGAAAGGCGAGCACCTGGGCAACGGCGCTGTCAATGTGCACTGCAGCATTAGCAACATATACGGGTCGGAGAGCTTTCATTTGGAGTTACAGCAGGAGA AGAAGTACATGATGGCAGTTATCGTTGGCACCATCGGTGGAGTGGCTGTCATCGCCTTCATCATCGCAGCAGTGAGATATGTGGGCCATAACAACAAGAA CTTAAGACAGAGCTTCTGGGCTCAAAGTTTAACTCCATTCTAG
- the LOC115177062 gene encoding myelin-associated glycoprotein isoform X1 yields MWCWELLLPLLLIIKDVSGQWNVWIPRDISAMTNSCVVIPCTFMYPSGVRPYRGIHGIWYFGQPYPQLFPPVVFKTRTEIVHESYQGRTKLIGDLHQRNCTLLISNIGTEHSGRYYFRADLGGANIYTYPDFSELKVLDQPNIDIPEEIVADENLELTCYAPDNCPENSPEIQWMYTDYLPEPEYTSDYVEESNTAVLSSTLTFTPRPMHNGQLLGCRVYYPNTTLVYERLISLDVKYAPRSVWVNVSAEVMEGSSVTLHCEVDSNPPPRISWLFGDQELLWDTASNASLSLEDLNPSQEGIYTCVGDNGYGVMNTSMYLAVLYPPSEPVVNGSLTILEGSSISLQCSTQGNPAPTLTWLKDGELVGTITAEEVSVLELLELTPQGDGQYRCLAENEHGRASSSLNITVEYAPVLLDESKCTVVREGVQCVCMATGNPEPTIEFYLPDKNITINDTDGRYNYYTHTDGHTSTGMIKLREKGEHLGNGAVNVHCSISNIYGSESFHLELQQEKKYMMAVIVGTIGGVAVIAFIIAAVRYVGHNNKKENGNPGQDLVSKLENPALYYNTVKKDKQCLRKKVLKTELLGSKFNSILEESTGEDGDYQPVGSMADLERQKLNYAAL; encoded by the exons ATGTGGTGTTGGGAGCTGCTTCTGCCGCTGTTGCTAATCATCAAAG aTGTCAGTGGCCAGTGGAACGTATGGATACCCAGGGACATCTCGGCCATGACCAACTCCTGCGTGGTCATCCCCTGCACATTCATGTACCCGTCCGGTGTCCGGCCGTACCGCGGCATCCACGGCATCTGGTACTTTGGCCAGCCCTACCCCCAGCTCTTCCCACCTGTGGTGTTCAAAACGCGCACAGAAATCGTACATGAAAGTTACCAAGGGCGTACCAAGCTCATCGGGGACCTGCACCAGAGGAACTGCACTCTTCTCATCAGTAATATCGGTACAGAGCACTCGGGGAGGTACTACTTCCGTGCCGACCTGGGCGGTGCCAACATCTACACCTACCCAGACTTCTCTGAGCTCAAGGTGCTGG ACCAGCCGAACATTGACATCCCTGAGGAGATAGTCGCTGACGAGAATCTGGAGCTGACATGCTATGCTCCAGACAACTGTCCAGAGAATAGCCCAGAGATCCAATGGATGTACACAGACTACCTGCCTGAACCCGAGTATACCTCAGACTACGTGGAAGAGAGCAACACAGCCGTGCTGTCCAGCACGCTCACCTTCACCCCCAGGCCCATGCACAACGGTCAGCTGCTGGGCTGCAGGGTCTACTACCCCAACACCACCCTGGTCTACGAGAGACTCATCTCTCTGGACGTCAAGT ATGCCCCTCGCTCGGTGTGGGTGAACGTGTCCGCGGAGGTGATGGAGGGCAGCTCGGTAACGCTGCACTGCGAGGTGGACAGTAACCCTCCTCCCAGGATCTCCTGGCTGTTTGGGGACCAGGAGCTGCTGTGGGACACAGCCTCCAACGCCTCGCTCTCCCTGGAGGACTTAAACCCCTCTCAGGAGGGCATCTACACCTGCGTGGGGGATAATGGCTACGGCGTCATGAACACATCCATGTACCTGGCCGTCTTGT ACCCTCCCAGTGAGCCAGTGGTAAATGGCTCCCTGACCATTTTGGAAGGTTCCTCCATCTCCCTGCAATGTAGCACACAAGGCAATCCCGCGCCCACCCTCACCTGGCTGAAGGACGGAGAGCTGGTGGGCACCATCACGGCCGAGGAGGTGTCTGTGCTGGAGCTTCTGGAGCTCACCCCTCAGGGAGACGGACAGTACCGCTGCCTGGCAGAGAACGAACACGGACGAGCCAGCAGCTCCCTCAACATCACTGTGGAAT ACGCCCCTGTCCTTCTGGACGAGTCCAAGTGCACAGTGGTGAGGGAGGGAGTCCAGTGTGTTTGCATGGCTACTGGTAATCCTGAGCCCACCATCGAGTTCTACCTCCCCGACAAGAACATCACCATCAACGACACGGACGGCCGCTACAACTACTACACGCACACGGACGGCCACACGTCCACGGGCATGATCAAGCTACGGGAGAAAGGCGAGCACCTGGGCAACGGCGCTGTCAATGTGCACTGCAGCATTAGCAACATATACGGGTCGGAGAGCTTTCATTTGGAGTTACAGCAGGAGA AGAAGTACATGATGGCAGTTATCGTTGGCACCATCGGTGGAGTGGCTGTCATCGCCTTCATCATCGCAGCAGTGAGATATGTGGGCCATAACAACAAGAA AGAGAATGGCAACCCTGGGCAGGACCTGGTCTCTAAACTGGAGAACCCAGCCTTGTACTACAACACAGTCAAGAAGGACAAACAATGTTTGAGGAAGAAAGTG CTTAAGACAGAGCTTCTGGGCTCAAAGTTTAACTCCATTCTAGAGGAGAGCACG GGAGAAGACGGGGATTATCAACCTGTGGGCTCTATGGCAGACCTGGAGAGGCAAAAGCTGAACTACGCCGCCCTGTAG
- the LOC115177062 gene encoding myelin-associated glycoprotein isoform X3: MWCWELLLPLLLIIKDVSGQWNVWIPRDISAMTNSCVVIPCTFMYPSGVRPYRGIHGIWYFGQPYPQLFPPVVFKTRTEIVHESYQGRTKLIGDLHQRNCTLLISNIGTEHSGRYYFRADLGGANIYTYPDFSELKVLDQPNIDIPEEIVADENLELTCYAPDNCPENSPEIQWMYTDYLPEPEYTSDYVEESNTAVLSSTLTFTPRPMHNGQLLGCRVYYPNTTLVYERLISLDVKYAPRSVWVNVSAEVMEGSSVTLHCEVDSNPPPRISWLFGDQELLWDTASNASLSLEDLNPSQEGIYTCVGDNGYGVMNTSMYLAVLYPPSEPVVNGSLTILEGSSISLQCSTQGNPAPTLTWLKDGELVGTITAEEVSVLELLELTPQGDGQYRCLAENEHGRASSSLNITVEYAPVLLDESKCTVVREGVQCVCMATGNPEPTIEFYLPDKNITINDTDGRYNYYTHTDGHTSTGMIKLREKGEHLGNGAVNVHCSISNIYGSESFHLELQQEKKYMMAVIVGTIGGVAVIAFIIAAVRYVGHNNKKEKTGIINLWALWQTWRGKS, from the exons ATGTGGTGTTGGGAGCTGCTTCTGCCGCTGTTGCTAATCATCAAAG aTGTCAGTGGCCAGTGGAACGTATGGATACCCAGGGACATCTCGGCCATGACCAACTCCTGCGTGGTCATCCCCTGCACATTCATGTACCCGTCCGGTGTCCGGCCGTACCGCGGCATCCACGGCATCTGGTACTTTGGCCAGCCCTACCCCCAGCTCTTCCCACCTGTGGTGTTCAAAACGCGCACAGAAATCGTACATGAAAGTTACCAAGGGCGTACCAAGCTCATCGGGGACCTGCACCAGAGGAACTGCACTCTTCTCATCAGTAATATCGGTACAGAGCACTCGGGGAGGTACTACTTCCGTGCCGACCTGGGCGGTGCCAACATCTACACCTACCCAGACTTCTCTGAGCTCAAGGTGCTGG ACCAGCCGAACATTGACATCCCTGAGGAGATAGTCGCTGACGAGAATCTGGAGCTGACATGCTATGCTCCAGACAACTGTCCAGAGAATAGCCCAGAGATCCAATGGATGTACACAGACTACCTGCCTGAACCCGAGTATACCTCAGACTACGTGGAAGAGAGCAACACAGCCGTGCTGTCCAGCACGCTCACCTTCACCCCCAGGCCCATGCACAACGGTCAGCTGCTGGGCTGCAGGGTCTACTACCCCAACACCACCCTGGTCTACGAGAGACTCATCTCTCTGGACGTCAAGT ATGCCCCTCGCTCGGTGTGGGTGAACGTGTCCGCGGAGGTGATGGAGGGCAGCTCGGTAACGCTGCACTGCGAGGTGGACAGTAACCCTCCTCCCAGGATCTCCTGGCTGTTTGGGGACCAGGAGCTGCTGTGGGACACAGCCTCCAACGCCTCGCTCTCCCTGGAGGACTTAAACCCCTCTCAGGAGGGCATCTACACCTGCGTGGGGGATAATGGCTACGGCGTCATGAACACATCCATGTACCTGGCCGTCTTGT ACCCTCCCAGTGAGCCAGTGGTAAATGGCTCCCTGACCATTTTGGAAGGTTCCTCCATCTCCCTGCAATGTAGCACACAAGGCAATCCCGCGCCCACCCTCACCTGGCTGAAGGACGGAGAGCTGGTGGGCACCATCACGGCCGAGGAGGTGTCTGTGCTGGAGCTTCTGGAGCTCACCCCTCAGGGAGACGGACAGTACCGCTGCCTGGCAGAGAACGAACACGGACGAGCCAGCAGCTCCCTCAACATCACTGTGGAAT ACGCCCCTGTCCTTCTGGACGAGTCCAAGTGCACAGTGGTGAGGGAGGGAGTCCAGTGTGTTTGCATGGCTACTGGTAATCCTGAGCCCACCATCGAGTTCTACCTCCCCGACAAGAACATCACCATCAACGACACGGACGGCCGCTACAACTACTACACGCACACGGACGGCCACACGTCCACGGGCATGATCAAGCTACGGGAGAAAGGCGAGCACCTGGGCAACGGCGCTGTCAATGTGCACTGCAGCATTAGCAACATATACGGGTCGGAGAGCTTTCATTTGGAGTTACAGCAGGAGA AGAAGTACATGATGGCAGTTATCGTTGGCACCATCGGTGGAGTGGCTGTCATCGCCTTCATCATCGCAGCAGTGAGATATGTGGGCCATAACAACAAGAA GGAGAAGACGGGGATTATCAACCTGTGGGCTCTATGGCAGACCTGGAGAGGCAAAAGCTGA
- the LOC115177062 gene encoding myelin-associated glycoprotein isoform X2: MWCWELLLPLLLIIKDVSGQWNVWIPRDISAMTNSCVVIPCTFMYPSGVRPYRGIHGIWYFGQPYPQLFPPVVFKTRTEIVHESYQGRTKLIGDLHQRNCTLLISNIGTEHSGRYYFRADLGGANIYTYPDFSELKVLDQPNIDIPEEIVADENLELTCYAPDNCPENSPEIQWMYTDYLPEPEYTSDYVEESNTAVLSSTLTFTPRPMHNGQLLGCRVYYPNTTLVYERLISLDVKYAPRSVWVNVSAEVMEGSSVTLHCEVDSNPPPRISWLFGDQELLWDTASNASLSLEDLNPSQEGIYTCVGDNGYGVMNTSMYLAVLYPPSEPVVNGSLTILEGSSISLQCSTQGNPAPTLTWLKDGELVGTITAEEVSVLELLELTPQGDGQYRCLAENEHGRASSSLNITVEYAPVLLDESKCTVVREGVQCVCMATGNPEPTIEFYLPDKNITINDTDGRYNYYTHTDGHTSTGMIKLREKGEHLGNGAVNVHCSISNIYGSESFHLELQQEKKYMMAVIVGTIGGVAVIAFIIAAVRYVGHNNKKENGNPGQDLVSKLENPALYYNTVKKDKQCLRKKVGEDGDYQPVGSMADLERQKLNYAAL, encoded by the exons ATGTGGTGTTGGGAGCTGCTTCTGCCGCTGTTGCTAATCATCAAAG aTGTCAGTGGCCAGTGGAACGTATGGATACCCAGGGACATCTCGGCCATGACCAACTCCTGCGTGGTCATCCCCTGCACATTCATGTACCCGTCCGGTGTCCGGCCGTACCGCGGCATCCACGGCATCTGGTACTTTGGCCAGCCCTACCCCCAGCTCTTCCCACCTGTGGTGTTCAAAACGCGCACAGAAATCGTACATGAAAGTTACCAAGGGCGTACCAAGCTCATCGGGGACCTGCACCAGAGGAACTGCACTCTTCTCATCAGTAATATCGGTACAGAGCACTCGGGGAGGTACTACTTCCGTGCCGACCTGGGCGGTGCCAACATCTACACCTACCCAGACTTCTCTGAGCTCAAGGTGCTGG ACCAGCCGAACATTGACATCCCTGAGGAGATAGTCGCTGACGAGAATCTGGAGCTGACATGCTATGCTCCAGACAACTGTCCAGAGAATAGCCCAGAGATCCAATGGATGTACACAGACTACCTGCCTGAACCCGAGTATACCTCAGACTACGTGGAAGAGAGCAACACAGCCGTGCTGTCCAGCACGCTCACCTTCACCCCCAGGCCCATGCACAACGGTCAGCTGCTGGGCTGCAGGGTCTACTACCCCAACACCACCCTGGTCTACGAGAGACTCATCTCTCTGGACGTCAAGT ATGCCCCTCGCTCGGTGTGGGTGAACGTGTCCGCGGAGGTGATGGAGGGCAGCTCGGTAACGCTGCACTGCGAGGTGGACAGTAACCCTCCTCCCAGGATCTCCTGGCTGTTTGGGGACCAGGAGCTGCTGTGGGACACAGCCTCCAACGCCTCGCTCTCCCTGGAGGACTTAAACCCCTCTCAGGAGGGCATCTACACCTGCGTGGGGGATAATGGCTACGGCGTCATGAACACATCCATGTACCTGGCCGTCTTGT ACCCTCCCAGTGAGCCAGTGGTAAATGGCTCCCTGACCATTTTGGAAGGTTCCTCCATCTCCCTGCAATGTAGCACACAAGGCAATCCCGCGCCCACCCTCACCTGGCTGAAGGACGGAGAGCTGGTGGGCACCATCACGGCCGAGGAGGTGTCTGTGCTGGAGCTTCTGGAGCTCACCCCTCAGGGAGACGGACAGTACCGCTGCCTGGCAGAGAACGAACACGGACGAGCCAGCAGCTCCCTCAACATCACTGTGGAAT ACGCCCCTGTCCTTCTGGACGAGTCCAAGTGCACAGTGGTGAGGGAGGGAGTCCAGTGTGTTTGCATGGCTACTGGTAATCCTGAGCCCACCATCGAGTTCTACCTCCCCGACAAGAACATCACCATCAACGACACGGACGGCCGCTACAACTACTACACGCACACGGACGGCCACACGTCCACGGGCATGATCAAGCTACGGGAGAAAGGCGAGCACCTGGGCAACGGCGCTGTCAATGTGCACTGCAGCATTAGCAACATATACGGGTCGGAGAGCTTTCATTTGGAGTTACAGCAGGAGA AGAAGTACATGATGGCAGTTATCGTTGGCACCATCGGTGGAGTGGCTGTCATCGCCTTCATCATCGCAGCAGTGAGATATGTGGGCCATAACAACAAGAA AGAGAATGGCAACCCTGGGCAGGACCTGGTCTCTAAACTGGAGAACCCAGCCTTGTACTACAACACAGTCAAGAAGGACAAACAATGTTTGAGGAAGAAAGTG GGAGAAGACGGGGATTATCAACCTGTGGGCTCTATGGCAGACCTGGAGAGGCAAAAGCTGAACTACGCCGCCCTGTAG